The genomic segment CCGGTGCGCCGGTGATCGCGGTCAGCTCGCGGGCCTCGGTCGAAGCCGCGCCCCGGCGCTCGGCGAGCACGCTGGTCGAACAGGGCACCATCGTGCTGGACACCGGCATCCGCCCCGGCGACGCGTCCTATCCGGCGGACAACCCGGTGACCGGGCCGCTGTCCACTGTGGTCAACGCCTTCCTGTGGAGCCTGGTGCTCACCGCCACCCTGGAGCAGGCCGCCGCCGAGGGCGTCGAGGTCCCGCTGTGGCGCAGCTCCAACGTGGACGGCGGCGACGCCGCCAACGCGGCGCTGTTCGAGCGCTACCAGCCACGGGTCCCCATGCTCGGCTGACCCCGCCGGGCGAACCCCACGTTCGTGCAGCCGAACTTCACATTCGTGACACCTGAACGCTATGAGTGGGGCATTACTTGCAATCCAAGACAGCGCGCAGCTCCGTTGAGGGTGGCGGCGGGCGACGGGAGGGCGCAAGTAATGCCCCACTCCTGGCATTGCGGCGGGCGTCAGACGTGGAGCGGGTCTTCGGCGAACTGGGTGCGGTGCAGTTCGGCGTAGCGGCCGTCCGCGGCGAGCAGTTCTTCGTGCGTACCGCGTTCGACGATGCTGCCGCCTTCCACCACGAGGATCAGGTCGGCCGCGCGCACGGTCGACAGCCGGTGCGCGATGACCAGCGCGGTCCGGCCCCGCAGGGCGTCCGAGATCGCCTCCCCCACCGCTGCCTCCGAGGACGAGTCCAGGTGCGCGGTCGCCTCGTCCAGCACGAGCACCCGCGGCCGGGCCAGCAGCAGGCGCGCGATGGTCAGCCGCTGGCGTTCGCCGCCGGAGAGCCGGTAGCCGCGTTCGCCGACCAGGGTGTCCAGGCCGTCGGGCAGCGCCGCCATGGTGTCGGCGAGCCGCGCCCGGGTGAGCGCGTCCCACAGTTCCTCGTCGGTCGCTTCCGGCCGCGCGTAGAGCAGGTTCGCGCGGATGGTGTCGTGGAACAGGTGCCCGTCCTGGGTGACCACGCCGACCGTGGACCGCAGCGTGGTGAAGCTCAGGTCCCGCACGTCCACATCGGACAGGCGGACCGCACCGGAATCCACGTCGTAGAGCCGCGGCAGCAGCGAGGCGATGGTCGACTTCCCCGCACCCGAGGAACCGACCAGCGCCACCATCTGCCCCGGCTCGGCGCGGAAGCTGATGCCGTGCAGCACCTCGTCCCCACCGCGACCGTCCACAGTGGCCACTTCCTCGAGCGAGGCGAGTGAGTACCGGTCCGCCGCCGGGTAGCCGAAGCGCACGTCGTCGAACTCCACCGCGACCGCGCCTTCGGGCAGCGGCACCGGTTCCGGCTTCTCCTTGATCATCGGGTCCAGGTCGAGCACCTCGAAGATCCGCTCGAACGAGACGAACGCGGTCATCACGTCCACCCGGACGTTCGCCAGCGCGGTCAGCGGCGTGTACAGCCGGGTCAGCAGCAGCGCGAGCGCGACCACCGTGCCCGCGGCCAGTTGCCCGTGCAGCGCCAGCCAGCCGCCCAGCCCGTAGACCAGTGCCAGCGCGAGCGCCGAGACCAATGTCAGGCTGGTCATGAACCAGCGGGTCAGCATCGCGGTGCGCACCCCGATGTCACGGACGCGCCCGGCGCGTGAGGCGAACTCGTCGGCCTCGGCCCGCGGCCTGCCGAACAGCTTGACCAGCGTGGCGCCCGGCGCGGAGAACCGCTCGGTCATCTGCGTGGTCATCGAGGCGTTCAGGCCCGAGGATTCCCGCTGCAGCGCGGCCATCCGGTGCCCCATCCGCCGCGCGGGCAGCACGAAGACCGGCAGCAGCACCAACGCCAGCAGGGTCACCTGCCAGGACAGCGCCACCATCACCACCAGCGTCAGCACCAGCTGGATCGAGTTCGTCAGCAGGCCGGACAGCGTCGCGGTGAAGGTCCGCTGCGCGCCGATCACGTCGTTGTTCAGCCTGCTCACGAGCGCGCCCGTGCGCGTGCGGGTGAAGAACGCCACCGGCATGCGCTGCACGTGCTCGAACACCGCGCGCCGCAGGTCGAAGATCACGCCCTCGCCGATGCGCGAGGACTGCCACCGCTCGGCCAGGCCCAGTCCCGCGTCCAGCACCGCCAGCCCGGCGATCGCCAGTGCCAGCCACACCACCGCCGAAGCCTGCCCGCCGCTGGTGATCACGTCGATCACCTGGCCGGCCAGGAGCGGGGTGCTGACCGCGAGCACCGCGGAGATCACCGTCAGCACGCCGAACACCGCGAGCCTGCGCCAATGCGGCCTGGCGAACCTCGCCACCCGCCGGACGGTGCCCCGTGCCAGCCCGCGTGGCGTCTCGTCCGCCCGCATCGCGCTCATCATCAGCGACCACGTGTTGTCCATCGGACCGATCCTTCCCCCAGAACCTCAAGTAACATAGAGCTTTTTCTCGGATATGTCCTGCACAACGGCGAAATCCAACTCCTTGTTCCCGATCTGGCGGATTTCCCGCCCGATCCCTCGGTAGCCTGCACACCAGAGGAAGATCCCCGTGGCGAAGGTGAGCAGGAACGCGTGGTCCGTCAAGTTCCCGAGGGCCTGCGTCGGCTGTGGTCCACGCACCCCCTGATCCTCGATCTCGCGATCTACTTCGCCTGTGCGGTCTACGCGCTGATCCTGGCCTCTACCAACGAGTTCTACGGCTTCCGCGTCTGGGGCAACTTCGCCACGGCCGCCTACGGACTCGCCTTCGCGCACACCGCCTGGCTGCTCGCGGCCGGGCACCGCGGGACCCGCCGCTGGTGGCACAGCCGGTGGACCGGCGTGGTCTGCGTCGCCGTGGTGGGCATGCTCGCGCCGCTGCTCACCCTGGTGTTCCGCCGGCTGACCGGAGTGGACTGGCTGACCACGCCGTGGTCGTGGAGCGCGCAGCCCGAGGTCTGGGTGATCGAGCGCTCGGCTTCGCTGCTGCTCGACACCGGCACACCGTACGTGGACGTGCACGCGCTCGGCCGCCTGCCCGAGGTCAACGACTACACCCCGTACGGCCCGGTGATGACCGTGTTCGGCCTGCCGCGGGCGTTGTTCGGCGACGGCCCGTTCACCGACGCGCGGCTGTACTTCGCGCTCACCGCGGCCTTGTGCGCGTGGGCGAGCCTGCGGCTGCTCGGCCGCCCCCGGGTGCCGGTCGCCGCGGCGCAGCTGGCCGTGGTCTTCCCGCTCACCGCGCTGACCTTCGCGGTGGCCGGGCCGGACCTGGCGATCATCGGCCTGATCGTGCTCGGCACCACGCTCGCGGCGAAGGACCACCCCCTCGCCGCCGCCGCGGTGCTGGCGCTGGTGGTCAGCGCCAAGCTGACCGCGCTGCCCGCCGCGGTCGTGGTCGCGGTGCTGATCACCGCCAGGCTCGGTGCCCGCGCGCTCGGCACCGCGACCCTCGCCTTCGCCGGGGTGTGCGCCGCGGTCAACGTGCCCGTGCTGCTCGCCGGTCCCGCCGCGTTCCTCGAGCACGTGGTGCGGTTCCCGGCCGGTCTCGGCGCGGTCGCCTCACCGGCGACGAGCCCCTTCCCCGGTTACCTGATCGCGAGCACCGGCGAGACGGGCCACGTGCTCGCGATCGTCCTGCTCCTCGCCGCGGCTCTCGCGCTGAGCTGGTGGCTGCTGCGGCGGCCGCCGGTCACCGGGTCGGACGCGATGTTCCGCATCGCGGTGGGGCTGGGCACCTCGATCCTGCTCACCCCGGCCACCCGGTTCGGCTATCTGGTGTACCCGGTGGCGTTGTTCGGCGCGATGCTGTGTTTTCCGCGGGAAACCCCGGACGAGCGGATTGTTACTTCTTCTTGACCCGGGTGGCCCCACCGCGCCCGCGAAGCTGCACGCCGGATTCCGAAAGCACCCGGTGGACGAATCCGTAGGACCGTCCGGTGGACTCGGCCAGCGCGCGAATGCTCGCGCCCTTCTCGTATTTCTTCTTCAGGTCTGCGGCCAGCTTGTCGCGCGTGTTACCGGTGATCCGCGCGCCCTTCTTCAGGTCAGCCACGTCTCTCCGCCTTCCGCATGAGCGTGTTCTGGGCCACATTCGACCCCTGCCGCCGCAATGATCGAACACTGGGGCGCGGAATGCCAGACGACAGGCGAAAAACCTGCGAAACCGCTATGACATTGGGCCATTCCAGTGTTTGTCCAACATCAACTAACCACTGATCAACGGGCCGGGGGCGGTTTCGGCGGCGAACTACCTCAGGCCAGTTGCACGAGTTCGAGGTAGTCCGGGGACCAATGGTCCTCGGTGCCGTCGGGCAGCAGGATCACGCGTTCGGGTTCGAGCGCCTCGACCGCGCCGGGGTCGTGCGTCACCAGCACCACCGCGCCGGAGTAGGTCCGCAGCGCTTCGAGCACCTGGGCGCGGCTGGCCGGGTCCAGGTTGTTCGTCGGCTCGTCGAGCAGGAGCACGTTGGCGGCGCTGGAAACCAGCCCGGCCAGCGCGAGGCGGGTCTTCTCGCCACCGGACAGCGTGCCCGCCGTCTGGTCGAGCTGCTCGCCGGTGAAGAGGAAGGAGCCGAGCAGGTTCCGCAGTTCCTGCGCGCCGGTGTCCGGCGCGAGGTGGCGGATGTTCTCCCAAACACTCGCGTCGTGGTCGAGGGTTTCGTGTTCCTGGGCGTAGTAGCCCAGCCGCAGGCCGTGCCCGGGGACGGTCTCGCCGGTGTCCGGCTGCTCCATTCCGCCCAGCAGCCGCAGCAGGGTGGTCTTCCCGGCGCCGTTCAAGCCGAGTACCACCACTTTGGACCCGCGGTCGATGGCGAGGTCCACACCGGTGAAGATCTCCAGCGAGCCGTAGGACTTCGACAGCCCCTCCGCGGTGAGCGGGGTGCGCCCGCACGGCGCGGGCGCCGGGAACTTGATGTGCGCGACCTTGTCGGCCTGGCGCGTCTCGTCGAGGTTGGCCAGCATCTGCTCGGCGCGGCGGGCCATGTTCTTCGCGGCCACCGCCTTGGTCGCCTTGGCCCCGAGCTTGGCCGCCTGCTGCTGCAGCGCGGAAGCCTTCTTCTCGGCGTTGGCGCGCTCGCGGCGGCGGCGCTTCTCGTCGGTGGCGCGCGCATCGAGGTAGCGCTGCCAGGTCATGTTGTAGTGGTCGAGCTCGCTGCGCGTGGCGTCGAGGAACCAGACCTTGTTGACCACCTCGGCGAGCAGTTCCACGTCGTGGCTGATCACCACCAGCCCGCCGTCGTGGGCCTTGAGGAAGCCGCGCAGCCAGGTGATCGAGTCGGCGTCGAGGTGGTTGGTCGGCTCGTCCAGCAGCAGGATGGTGTCGGACCGGCCGCTGGCGCCCGCCTCGGAGGCAGCGAACAGGATGCGCGCGAGCTCCACCCGGCGGCGCTGGCCACCCGAAAGCGTGCTCAGGGTCTGCGCCAGGATGCGGTCGGCCAGGCCCAGGTTGGCGCAGATGCGCGCGGCGTCGCTTTCGGCCGCGTACCCGCCGCGGGCGGAGAAGCGCTCCTCCAGCCTGCCGTAGCGGCGGATCGCCTTGTCGCGTGCGTCCTCGTCGACCAGTTCGGACATCGCCGTCTGGGCTTTTTCCATGTCGCGCAGGAGCGCGTCGAGCCCGCGCGCGGAGAGCACGCGGTCCTTGGCGGTGACCGACAGGTCGCCTTCGCGCGGGTCCTGCGGCAGGTAGCCGAGTTCACCGGTGTGGCGGACTTCGCCGGCGTAGGGCTCGCCCTCGCCGGCGAGCACCTTCAGCGTGGTGGTCTTGCCGGCGCCGTTGCGGCCGACGAGGCCGATGCGGTCGCCCTGCTGGATGCGCAGGGCGGTGTCGGCGAGCAGGAGGCGGGAGCCGGCGCGCAGCTCCAGGCCGGAGGCCGTGATCAAGGGAAACTCCGAGGTGAGAGGTGGTGGATTCCAGCGGAATACGGGCAGCGTCGGCAGACGCCCGCGGTGTGCTCACGCGGGCGGCACGCTACTCGAGGAGGATGTCCACCCTCCCAGTGTACGGTCCGCCGTCCACCGGTTTACCCCACCCATGGCGGAGATCACCCGGCCGCCCCCCGCACTGTCCATTCCGGACGGTGCGAGGGGCGGTGGTTCAGCAGGGGTGGATCAGACCGGGCGGACCGGTCCGTTGCGCACTTCCTGGTGCGCCCGCGCGGGCTTGCCCGCCGCGCTCCCGCTGACATAACCGTTGATGTGCAAGGAAACCGCGCTGATGGTGCCGGCGTCACCACCGGCGACGTCGCGCGCGTGGAAGGTCCAGGTACCGTCCACCCGCTCGGCGGCCAGCCCGGACAGCGCCACGGCCGGGCGCCACGACCCGGTGAACGGGGCGTCGGCGAAGGTCACCGAGCTGAACGCCCGTGCCGCGCTGTCGGTGAAGACCACCTGGCACAGGTTGTTGCCCGAACTGCCGTTGCGCTGGAACACCACCGCCTGCGCCCCCGAGGGCGCGGTCAGCGTGCCGACCAGGTCACCGACGTAGGAGTGGCTCAGCCCCACCGCGGTCGAGGTCTGGTCCGTGCTGCAGGTGCTCCCGTCCAGCGAGAACGTCAGCTTCGACGCCCGGCCGACCCCGGCCACCTGGATCGGCA from the Amycolatopsis magusensis genome contains:
- a CDS encoding helix-turn-helix domain-containing protein, which encodes MADLKKGARITGNTRDKLAADLKKKYEKGASIRALAESTGRSYGFVHRVLSESGVQLRGRGGATRVKKK
- a CDS encoding glycosyltransferase 87 family protein gives rise to the protein MVRQVPEGLRRLWSTHPLILDLAIYFACAVYALILASTNEFYGFRVWGNFATAAYGLAFAHTAWLLAAGHRGTRRWWHSRWTGVVCVAVVGMLAPLLTLVFRRLTGVDWLTTPWSWSAQPEVWVIERSASLLLDTGTPYVDVHALGRLPEVNDYTPYGPVMTVFGLPRALFGDGPFTDARLYFALTAALCAWASLRLLGRPRVPVAAAQLAVVFPLTALTFAVAGPDLAIIGLIVLGTTLAAKDHPLAAAAVLALVVSAKLTALPAAVVVAVLITARLGARALGTATLAFAGVCAAVNVPVLLAGPAAFLEHVVRFPAGLGAVASPATSPFPGYLIASTGETGHVLAIVLLLAAALALSWWLLRRPPVTGSDAMFRIAVGLGTSILLTPATRFGYLVYPVALFGAMLCFPRETPDERIVTSS
- a CDS encoding ABC-F family ATP-binding cassette domain-containing protein, which encodes MITASGLELRAGSRLLLADTALRIQQGDRIGLVGRNGAGKTTTLKVLAGEGEPYAGEVRHTGELGYLPQDPREGDLSVTAKDRVLSARGLDALLRDMEKAQTAMSELVDEDARDKAIRRYGRLEERFSARGGYAAESDAARICANLGLADRILAQTLSTLSGGQRRRVELARILFAASEAGASGRSDTILLLDEPTNHLDADSITWLRGFLKAHDGGLVVISHDVELLAEVVNKVWFLDATRSELDHYNMTWQRYLDARATDEKRRRRERANAEKKASALQQQAAKLGAKATKAVAAKNMARRAEQMLANLDETRQADKVAHIKFPAPAPCGRTPLTAEGLSKSYGSLEIFTGVDLAIDRGSKVVVLGLNGAGKTTLLRLLGGMEQPDTGETVPGHGLRLGYYAQEHETLDHDASVWENIRHLAPDTGAQELRNLLGSFLFTGEQLDQTAGTLSGGEKTRLALAGLVSSAANVLLLDEPTNNLDPASRAQVLEALRTYSGAVVLVTHDPGAVEALEPERVILLPDGTEDHWSPDYLELVQLA
- a CDS encoding ABC transporter ATP-binding protein, which encodes MDNTWSLMMSAMRADETPRGLARGTVRRVARFARPHWRRLAVFGVLTVISAVLAVSTPLLAGQVIDVITSGGQASAVVWLALAIAGLAVLDAGLGLAERWQSSRIGEGVIFDLRRAVFEHVQRMPVAFFTRTRTGALVSRLNNDVIGAQRTFTATLSGLLTNSIQLVLTLVVMVALSWQVTLLALVLLPVFVLPARRMGHRMAALQRESSGLNASMTTQMTERFSAPGATLVKLFGRPRAEADEFASRAGRVRDIGVRTAMLTRWFMTSLTLVSALALALVYGLGGWLALHGQLAAGTVVALALLLTRLYTPLTALANVRVDVMTAFVSFERIFEVLDLDPMIKEKPEPVPLPEGAVAVEFDDVRFGYPAADRYSLASLEEVATVDGRGGDEVLHGISFRAEPGQMVALVGSSGAGKSTIASLLPRLYDVDSGAVRLSDVDVRDLSFTTLRSTVGVVTQDGHLFHDTIRANLLYARPEATDEELWDALTRARLADTMAALPDGLDTLVGERGYRLSGGERQRLTIARLLLARPRVLVLDEATAHLDSSSEAAVGEAISDALRGRTALVIAHRLSTVRAADLILVVEGGSIVERGTHEELLAADGRYAELHRTQFAEDPLHV